A genomic stretch from Legionella adelaidensis includes:
- the waaA gene encoding lipid IV(A) 3-deoxy-D-manno-octulosonic acid transferase has translation MRFIYSFLFNLLSPLLLIRLYWKGKKLPAYRQRIKERFCLEGPAKPVDVWLHAVSLGEVVAAVPLIEQFLAKNKKVLITTMTPTGSEQIIKRFAEKVVHQYVPYDLGWVTRRFFAQYKPKIAVIMETELWPNLIHHANKRKIPLFLVNARISDKAFQSYLKTKFFFQSVVRKFTKILAQSDIDSTRFIELGAANQRVANCGNIKFDIKLNAHFKEELLQMKEVWGQERAVFIAASTHEGEEEEILKHLPKLQERIPNILLLIAPRHPERFEHVFQLSKKYGFNTQLRTEFKSNAKTEVIIVNSLGELLTFYKLSDFAFVGGSIISTIGGHNVLEPIALQKPVVTGPYMQNSREIFEGLCNKNALRVAKNGQELVDVVSELYLSPEQYEDLVSNASRVMQANQGTVQRILREVEGYW, from the coding sequence ATGCGATTCATTTACTCGTTTTTATTTAACCTGCTATCTCCGCTTTTACTCATAAGACTTTATTGGAAAGGAAAAAAATTACCTGCTTATCGTCAACGAATTAAAGAGCGCTTTTGTTTAGAAGGCCCTGCAAAACCAGTAGACGTATGGTTGCACGCAGTATCTTTAGGCGAGGTTGTTGCTGCTGTACCCTTAATAGAGCAATTTTTGGCGAAGAATAAAAAAGTATTGATTACCACTATGACGCCTACTGGATCCGAGCAAATAATAAAACGTTTTGCTGAAAAGGTAGTGCATCAATATGTTCCTTATGATTTAGGTTGGGTAACAAGACGCTTTTTTGCCCAATACAAGCCCAAAATAGCGGTGATCATGGAAACGGAATTATGGCCAAATTTAATCCATCATGCTAATAAACGTAAAATTCCTCTTTTTCTTGTCAATGCACGTATCTCGGATAAAGCTTTTCAAAGTTATTTAAAAACGAAGTTCTTTTTCCAATCAGTGGTTAGAAAATTTACCAAGATATTAGCGCAAAGTGATATTGATTCAACGCGTTTTATAGAATTAGGCGCAGCTAATCAACGGGTTGCCAATTGCGGAAATATAAAGTTTGATATTAAGTTAAATGCTCACTTCAAAGAAGAACTTCTACAAATGAAAGAAGTCTGGGGGCAAGAGCGGGCTGTATTTATTGCGGCGAGTACGCATGAAGGGGAAGAGGAAGAGATATTAAAACATTTGCCAAAACTACAAGAAAGAATTCCCAACATACTCCTGTTAATTGCTCCCCGACATCCGGAACGTTTTGAGCATGTTTTCCAATTAAGTAAAAAATATGGGTTCAATACACAATTACGCACGGAATTTAAAAGTAACGCTAAGACCGAGGTTATTATTGTTAATAGCTTGGGCGAGCTTTTGACGTTTTATAAACTATCTGATTTTGCGTTTGTAGGAGGAAGTATAATTTCTACTATTGGCGGCCATAATGTTCTCGAGCCTATAGCGTTACAAAAACCAGTAGTAACCGGGCCCTACATGCAAAATAGCCGCGAAATTTTTGAGGGATTGTGTAACAAGAATGCCCTAAGGGTAGCTAAAAATGGGCAAGAATTGGTTGATGTGGTTAGTGAGCTTTATTTGTCTCCTGAGCAGTATGAAGATTTAGTTAGTAACGCTAGTAGGGTAATGCAAGCGAATCAGGGTACGGTGCAAAGAATCTTGCGGGAAGTTGAGGGGTATTGGTAG